One window of Magallana gigas chromosome 2, xbMagGiga1.1, whole genome shotgun sequence genomic DNA carries:
- the LOC136273146 gene encoding uncharacterized protein isoform X2, with amino-acid sequence MASNPDPGETDTVREPDLLEEKKPAPGQNEHPDPGQNEQPDPGNVKDPDPGITEIQQNPDIGQLDHKKDQQSLHEADEKTIDAIPKSLGARARTKTAAGKGFYQSQLHDFQKKLQKHWTKMEDLLINLDKAEVGDLQRLRKIEDELKRVRTKHNAVFKDFMLFLTRNSDKEMIRKSEIEFERKETVVTSVLTRLQALKLEAAEVLSQRISDSESSSASSQRSFVNKKDLTEQYVSQHFSDPKPIEDLYLKTKLNKEQYCEYKIPQEKEPFYAESLCLEKPREKLKVQATPKPNRFYDQDPPVPNNPNSQLHSTVQDDSVLGGLVQFLLKKDLLLTRFSKFNDSPETFIVWKTSFKSIVNELNVSPFEEMDLLVKWLGPTSSTFASSIRASNVHAPERGLQRIWERLHDRYGRPEMVEATIKKKLDSFPKLSSKEMNRLYDLLDILSELESTKSDVHYSQLLSYFDTSSGINPIVNKLPYGLQEKWTTRASMYKKQYKVPFPPLSVFIDFIRDMSEVKNDPAFVYDNPRIAPSSTPACGNRRDSILNRKTYVQQETMKRCPIHKAEHSLLCCRQFLSKPLEERRKFLKEKRICFKCCESTNHMSRDCNVKVKCEKCGSNNHRTLMHVDRLTNSFENQHSTVRENGGEDNASENVASKCTVLCDKPSLGRSCGKIVLVNVFLRQDPNKAIKVYAILDDQSNRTLISPGLCDRLDVQGPSTQYSLSSCSGTTTMTGRRIEGLCVQSVHEDCQYELPITIECDDIPNERSEIPTPDVARFYYHLNSIVNELPPIEKDVNIELLIGRDVPEAHHVFHQITGPKKTPFAQKLGLGWVIIGDVCLGKVHRPDLVRVMKTSVLNNGRTTQFNPCENHFQVKEHQALDTYDTLFQKSPDDDKIGLSVEDRKFLSLMDEEFQKDENGKWIAPLPFRSPKPMMPNNRSQAWRRARILDASLKKNEVKKTHFIEFMKKVFDSGAAEIAPVLDHESNNEMWYLPIFGVYNSKKPNQVRGVFDSSAVYEGHSLNKVLMTGPDLTNSLIGILLRFRQDRYAVIADIEQMFYQFYVKKEHRDFLRFFWYKNNNPDLPLIEYRMCVHVFGNAPSPAIATYGLRKTVENCENTYGSDVKDFVNRNFYVDDGLVSSPSREKVIDLIKRTKTVFKENGNLRLHKIASNDREILNSFGEEDLNKNLRDVHFGENSVLPLQHSLGLSWDLNHDSFLFEIQDSEKPNTRRGLLSFLNSIFDPLGFLSPITLSGKILLRQSVGADWDQPLSTAIDHKWKEWKSSLQCLQDLRIPRMYLPVSLSCVNNIELHVFCDASETAIAATAYLKITGDDNASHLGFILGKAKLAPMKGHTIPRLELCGAVLASEIGQTVLEQLDVKPNVVKYYTDSKVVLGYIYNQSKRFYTYVTNRVSKILKVSSTDQWNYVPTHKNPADCATRGNFSSEQLQNSEWLQGPQWLLEQHEENEVNKNYDFPLIDPQDDKEIRPDVQVMKTTTKMSKNCITELAEKFSKWKTFIKFVACLRHVIKSFKHRTHSCSGWHMCENSISVQSCQDAEKFVLKEIQKECFSKEILSLQNGKTVSKDSRISTLSPFIDSEGLLRVGVDTFGPWTVLARKTRGGVINNKRWAIMFSCLTTRAIHIEVIEEMSSSSFINALRRFEAIRGPVKVFRSDKGTNFVGAADELGIQTLNVEDGPIKKHLRENGTVWIFNSPHSSHMGGSWERMIGLTRRILDAILLDLNSKQLTHETLTTFMAEVCSIINSRPLVQISSDPDSTLVLSPMMLLTGKVNYLPVIPESDNIKDMYCAQWKHVQVLSEIFWKHWRQDYLQNLQPRRKWRDDRPNLKVGDVILLKDSAVHRTDWPIGVITETYQSSDGKVRKARVRVHKDGQNVMYTRPISEMVMLNC; translated from the exons ATGGCATCAAACCCTGATCCAGGAGAAACAGATACTGTACGGGAACCTGATTTGTTGGAGGAAAAGAAACCTGCTCCAGGACAAAACGAACACCCTGATCCAGGACAAAACGAACAACCTGATCCAGGTAACGTCAAAGACCCTGACCCAGGGATAACTGAAATTCAGCAGAATCCTGATATAGGACAGTTAGACCATAAAAAAGATCAACAATCTCTTCATGAAGCAGATGAGAAAACTATCGATGCCATCCCGAAATCACTCGGAGCAAGAGCACGAACAAAAACGGCAGCAGGTAAAGGATTTTACCAAAGTCAActtcatgattttcaaaaaaagttacaaaaacaTTGGACAAAGATGGAAGATTTATTGATAAATCTGGACAAAGCTGAAGTTGGTGATTTACAGAGACTTAGGAAGATAGAAGATGAGTTGAAGAGAGTTCGTACCAAGCACAATGCTGTGTTCaaagattttatgttatttcttactCGAAATAGTGACAAAGAAATGATCCGAAAAAGTGAAATTGAGTTTGAAAGAAAAGAGACTGTAGTTACCTCAGTATTAACTCGCCTTCAAGCATTGAAATTAGAAGCCGCTGAAGTTTTATCACAGAGAATTTCAGACAGTGAATCATCTAGTGCATCCTCTCAACGATCCTTTGTTAACAAAAAGGACTTAACAGAACAATATGTGTCGCAACATTTTAGTGATCCAAAACCAATTGAAGATCtctatttgaaaacaaaattgaataaagaaCAATATTGTGAATACAAAATCCCACAAGAAAAGGAACCATTTTATGCCGAATCATTGTGTTTAGAAAAACCTAGAGAAAAACTGAAAGTTCAGGCAACACCAAAGCCAAATAGATTTTATGATCAGGATCCTCCTGTTCCAAACAATCCAAACTCTCAACTACACAGCACAGTACAAGACGACTCGGTTCTAGGAGGACTTGTGCAATTTCTCCTCAAGAAAGACTTACTATTAACCAGATTTTCCAAGTTCAATGATAGTCCTGAAACATTTATTGTGTGGAAAACTAGTTTTAAGAGCATTGTGAATGAACTTAATGTTTCACCATTTGAAGAAATGGACTTGCTTGTAAAGTGGCTGGGGCCAACCTCCAGCACATTTGCTTCTAGTATCCGTGCTTCCAATGTTCATGCACCTGAAAGAGGACTTCAGAGGATATGGGAACGTCTACACGACAGATACGGGCGCCCAGAGATGGTTGAAGCAACTATAAAGAAAAAGTTAGACAGCTTTCCAAAACTTTCAAGTAAAGAAATGAACAGACTTTATGATTTATTGGACATATTGTCAGAGTTAGAATCTACAAAATCTGATGTTCATTATTCGCAACTGTTGTCATATTTTGACACTTCCTCCGGGATCAATCCTATCGTCAACAAACTACCCTACGGTCTTCAGGAAAAATGGACGACTCGTGCCTCAATGTACAAGAAACAGTATAAAGTACCATTTCCACCACTGTCTGTGTTTATTGACTTCATTAGAGATATGAGTGAAGTGAAAAATGATCCAGCATTTGTGTATGACAACCCGCGTATCGCCCCAAGTTCAACACCTGCATGTGGAAATAGACGAGACAGTATTCTGAACCGGAAAACATATGTTCAACAAGAAACGATGAAACGCTGTCCTATTCATAAAGCTGAACATTCATTGTTGTGTTGTAGACAGTTTCTATCAAAGCCACTTGAAGAACGACGaaagtttttgaaagaaaagCGCATTTGTTTCAAGTGTTGCGAATCAACAAATCATATGTCCAGAGACTGCAACGTTAAAGTGAAATGTGAAAAATGTGGCAGTAATAATCACAGAACATTGATGCATGTTGATAGATTAACGAACTCTTTTGAAAACCAACATTCAACTGTCAGAGAGAATGGCGGGGAGGATAACGCATCAGAAAATGTTGCCTCAAAATGTACCGTGTTGTGTGACAAACCCTCTTTAGGACGTTCTTGTGGGAAAATAGTGTTAGTGAATGTGTTTCTACGTCAAGATCCTAACAAAGCCATAAAAGTCTACGCTATACTGGATGATCAAAGCAATAGAACACTCATTTCTCCTGGACTTTGCGATCGTCTGGATGTTCAGGGCCCTTCCACCCAATATTCTCTGTCATCGTGTTCAGGAACTACAACTATGACAGGAAGAAGAATCGAAGGACTGTGTGTTCAATCAGTGCATGAAGATTGTCAATATGAACTTCCAATAACTATTGAATGTGATGATATACCAAATGAAAGATCGGAAATCCCTACTCCAGATGTTGCTcgtttttattatcatttgaattcAATTGTCAATGAGCTTCCACCAATagaaaaagatgtaaacattgaaCTACTGATTGGTAGAGATGTTCCAGAAGCACATCATGTGTTTCATCAGATTACTGGACCAAAGAAAACTCCATTCGCTCAAAAGCTAGGATTAGGATGGGTCATAATCGGAGATGTATGTCTCGGAAAAGTTCATCGCCCAGACCTTGTTCGTGTGATGAAAACCTCCGTTCTTAACAATGGACGTACGACACAATTCAATCCATGTGAAAATCATTTTCAAGTGAAAGAACATCAAGCTTTAGACACATATGACACTTTGTTTCAAAAGTCCCCTGATGATGACAAAATTGGTTTGTCTGTAGAAGACCGTAAATTTCTTTCACTTATGGATGAAGAATTTCAGAAGGATGAAAATGGAAAATGGATTGCTCCGCTTCCTTTTCGTTCTCCGAAACCCATGATGCCAAACAACCGATCTCAAGCATGGAGAAGAGCTCGAATTTTGGATGCTAGCTTAAAGAAAAATGAAGTGAAAAAGActcattttattgaatttatgaAGAAAGTGTTTGATAGTGGTGCTGCAGAAATAGCTCCTGTTCTCGATCATGAAAGCAACAATGAAATGTGGTATTTACCCATTTTTGGTGTATACAATTCTAAAAAACCAAATCAAGTGAGAGGAGTGTTCGATTCGTCCGCAGTCTATGAAGGACATTCTCTGAACAAAGTGTTGATGACTGGACCTGATCTTACAAACAGTCTTATAGGAATATTATTGCGTTTTCGCCAAGATCGATATGCTGTAATTGCTGATATTGAACAGATGTTCTACCAGTTTTACGTGAAAAAAGAACACAGGGACTTTCTTCGTTTTTTCtggtataaaaacaataatccAGATCTTCCTCTTATTGAATACCGAATGTGCGTTCACGTGTTCGGAAATGCACCGTCTCCTGCCATAGCAACATATGGATTACGAAAAACTGTAGAGAATTGTGAAAACACTTATGGGTCTGATGTTAAAGACTTTGTAAATAGAAACTTTTACGTAGATGATGGTTTAGTGTCCTCACCGTCCCGTGAAAAAGTTATAGATTTGATTAAAAGAACCAAAACAGTGTTTAAAGAAAATGGCAATTTACGGTTACACAAGATTGCCTCGAATGATAGAGAGATTTTGAATAGTTTCGGTGAAGAGGACTTAAACAAGAACCTTAGAGATGTACACTTTGGAGAAAACTCAGTCTTACCCCTACAGCATAGTCTCGGTTTATCATGGGACTTAAATCATGACAGTTTCTTGTTTGAGATTCAAGACAGTGAAAAACCAAACACTCGGAGAGGGTTACTTTCATTCCTGAATAGCATTTTTGATCCGTTGGGCTTTTTGTCACCTATTACCTTGTCCGGGAAAATCCTTCTTCGACAATCAGTTGGTGCCGATTGGGATCAACCATTATCAACCGCAATAGATCACAAATGGAAAGAGTGGAAATCATCTCTACAGTGTTTACAAGATTTGAGAATTCCTAGGATGTACTTACCTGTTTCATTAAGTTGTGTTAACAACATTGAATTACATGTCTTCTGTGATGCGTCAGAAACAGCGATTGCAGCAACTGCATATTTGAAAATCACTGGTGATGACAACGCAAGCCATTTGGGATTTATATTGGGAAAAGCCAAACTAGCTCCAATGAAAGGACATACAATACCACGGTTAGAACTTTGTGGAGCCGTCCTTGCTTCAGAAATCGGACAAACTGTTTTAGAACAATTGGATGTAAAACCGAATGTTGTGAAATATTACACCGACAGTAAAGTTGTCCTTGGATACATTTACAACCAATCGAAAAGATTCTATACATATGTGACAAATCGTGTGAGCAAAATCTTAAAAGTGAGTTCTACTGACCAGTGGAATTATGTACCGACCCATAAAAATCCTGCTGACTGTGCGACACGAGGAAACTTTTCGAGTGAACAGCTACAGAATAGTGAATGGTTACAAGGACCTCAATGGCTTTTAGAACAACATGAAGAAAATGAGGTTAATAAGAACTATGACTTCCCATTAATAGATCCACAGGATGACAAGGAAATTCGTCCAGATGTACAAGTCATGAAAACCACCACTAAGATGTCAAAGAACTGTATAACTGAACTTGCAGAGAAATTTTCCAAATGGAAAACCTTTATCAAATTTGTCGCCTGTTTAAGACATGTCATCAAGTCTTTCAAGCACAGAACTCATTCTTGTTCTGGATGGCATATGTGTGAAAACAGTATCAGTGTACAATCCTGTCAAGATGCTGAAAAATTTGTGTTGAAAGAAATACAGAAAGAGTGTTTTAGCAAAGAAATACTCTCTCTACAAAATGGAAAAACTGTTTCAAAGGATAGTCGGATTTCAACCCTTTCCCCATTCATTGACAGTGAAGGTTTACTTCGCGTAG GAGTGGATACATTCGGTCCATGGACAGTTTTAGCAAGGAAGACACGTGGTGgagtaataaacaataaacggTGGGCAATCATGTTCAGCTGTTTAACCACACGAGCCATACATATCGAAGTAATAGAAGAAATGTCTAGTTCTTCCTTTATCAACGCCTTACGACGCTTTGAAGCAATACGTGGACCGGTCAAAGTATTTAGATCAGACAAGGGTACAAATTTTGTAGGAGCAGCAGATGAATTAGGAATACAAACTCTGAATGTTGAAGATGGTCCGATTAAAAAACATCTACGTGAAAATGGAACAGTTTGGATATTTAACTCTCCTCATTCTTCGCATATGGGTGGCTCCTGGGAGAGGATGATTGGTCTGACAAGAAGAATCCTTGATGCGATATTACTTGATCTAAATTCCAAACAATTAACACATGAAACTTTGACAACGTTTATGGCAGAAGTGTGTTCTATTATTAATTCAAGACCTTTAGTGCAGATTTCATCTGACCCAGATTCAACTTTAGTTCTTAGCCCTATGATGCTGTTAACTGGAAAAGTGAATTACTTACCTGTGATACCGGAAAGTGATAACATCAAAGATATGTACTGCGCCCAGTGGAAACATGTACAAGTTCTCTCCGAAATATTTTGGAAACACTGGAGACAAGATTACTTACAGAACCTTCAACCCAGACGGAAATGGAGAGATGATCGACCTAACTTAAAAGTCGGTGACGTTATTCTTTTAAAAGACAGTGCAGTACATCGAACAGACTGGCCTATTGGTGTTATAACAGAAACATACCAAAGCAGCGATGGTAAAGTTCGTAAAGCTCGCGTTCGCGTCCATAaagacggacaaaatgtgatgtACACGCGTCCTATTAGTGAAATGGTGATGCTGAATTGTTGA